One Helicobacter pylori genomic window, CCTAAAATCAAGGAATTAGTGGAGAGCAATGAATTAGCCAAACAGGTGTGGGAGTATTCGCTCAATTTAGAGAATTTGAATCGCAACGCAGGCGTGCATGCCGCAGCCTTAGTGGTGGATAGCCAAAAAGAGTTGTGGCATAAAACCCCTTTATTTGCCTCTGAAAAAACCGGCGGTATCGTTACGCAATATTCCATGAAGTATTTAGAGCCGGTGGATTTGATCAAGTTTGACTTTTTGGGGCTTAAAACCTTGACCGTGATTGATGATGCGCTTAAAATCATTAAAACGCAACATAACATTGATGTGGATTTTTTATCGTTGGATATGGACGATCCGAAAGTGTATAAAACGATCCAAAGCGGGGATACGGTGGGGATCTTCCAAATTGAATCCGGAATGTTTCAAGGGCTTAACAAGCGCTTAAGGCCTTCAAGCTTTGAAGACATTATCGCCATTATCGCGCTAGGCAGACCAGGACCCATGGAATCGGGCATGGTAGATGATTTTGTCAATAGAAAGCATGGCATTGAGCCTATCGCTTATGCGTTTAAAGAATTAGAGCCGATTTTAAAGCCCACTTACGGCACGATCGTCTATCAAGAGCAGGTGATGCAAATCGTGCAAACTATCGGCGGTTTTAGTTTGGGTGAAGCGGATCTCATCCGCCGCGCTATGGGGAAAAAAGACGCTCAAATCATGGCGGACAATAAGGCTAAATTTGTAGAAGGCGCTAAAAATTTAGGGCATGATGGCCAAAAAGCGGCTAATTTGTGGGATCTGATCGTTAAATTTGCCGGCTATGGTTTCAACAAATCGCATTCGGCCGCCTATGCGATGATCACTTTCCAAACGGCGTATTTAAAGACTTATTACAAGCATGAGTTCATGGCAGCGATGCTCACTAGCGAATCCAATAAGATTGAATCCGTGGCACGTTATATTGATGAGGTTAGGGCTTTAGAAATTGAAGTGATGCCTCCGCACATCAATTCTTCTATGCAAGATTTCAGCGTGGCGGAGTTTAAAAATCAAAAGGGCGAGTTGGAAAAGAAAATCGTGTTTGGTTTGGGAGCGGTTAAAGGGGTTGGGGGTGAGCCGATTAAAAACATCATTGAAGAAAGGGCTAAAGGGGATTATAAGAGTTTGGAAGATTTTATTTCACGGGTGGATTTTTCTAAACTCACTAAAAAATCTTTAGAGCCATTAGTGAAATCAGGGAGCTTGGATAATTTAGGCTACACTAGAAAAACCATGCTCGCTAACTTGGATTTGATCTGCGATGCCGGGCGCGCTAAAGACAAAGCTAATGAAATGATGCAAGGGGGTAACTCCCTTTTTGGAGCCATGGAAGGCGGAACCAAAGAGCAGGTTATTTTAGACATGATTGATTTGGGCGAACATGACGCTAAAACGCTTTTAGAATGCGAATACGAGACTTTAGGCATCCATGTTTCAGGCAACCCTTTAGATGAGTTTAAAGAAGAGATTAAGGGCTTTAAAAATTTAGTCAAAAGCATTGATATTGAAGAGTTAGAAATCGGCTCGCAAGCTTATTTGCTGGGTAAAATCATGGAGGTTAAAAAGAAAATTGGCAAACGAAGCGGTAAGCCTTATGGCACAGCGGACATTTTGGATCGATACGGCAAGTTTGAGCTCATGCTGTTTGAAAAGCAATTGAACGCTTTAGAAGAGTTGGATATTAGTAAGCCTTTAGTGTTTAAATGCAAGATTGAAGAGCAAGAAGAAGTGGCGCGATTAAGGCTTTTTGAAATCTTGGATCTAGAGAGCGCTAGAGAGGTTAAAATCCCTAAAGCCCGTTATAAAGACCCTGACAAGCAAAAAGAAGATGTGCGCGAAATCCCCCCCATGGAAATACTCGCCTCCAGCTCTTGCTCTTTAGCGATCGTGTTAGAAAACGATGTGAAAAAAGAGTTTTTAAGACAAATCAAAGAGAGCGCTTTAAAACACCAGGGCAAACGCCCCTTGTATTTGATCATCAAAGATAAGGATAAGCAATTCAAAATCCAAAGCGATCTAATGGTAAATGAAAAGATTAAGGATGATTTTAAAGAATTAGAGTGGAGGGATTTAGCTTGAGGATCAACCAATTTTTAGCCCATTACACCAAGCACTCCAGAAGAGAAGCTGAAAAATTGGTTTTAGAAGGGCGGGTGAAAATCAATCATGAGCATGCCAAACTCGCTAGCGTGGTTAAAGAAAACGACAAGGTGTTTTTGGACAAACGACTCATTAAGCCCTTAAAAAACAAAAAATTCAGCGTGCTGGTCTATCACAAGCCAAAGGGCGAATTAGTGAGTAAGGCCGATCCCTTAAAACGGCGCGTGATTTATGAAAGCTTGGAGAAAAAATACGCCCATTTCGCGCCGGTGGGGCGTTTGGATTTTGCGAGCGAAGGGGTGCTACTCTTAAGCGATAGTAAGGCGGTGGTGAGCGCT contains:
- the dnaE gene encoding DNA polymerase III subunit alpha yields the protein MKENKTFTHLHLHTEYSLLDGANKIKILAKRIKELGMKSVSVTDHGNMFGAIDFYTSMKKEGIKPIIGMEAYIHNDDNLSSKETKQRFHLCLFAKNQEGYENLMFLSSMAYLEGFYYFPRINKKLLREHSKGIIASSACLQGEVNYHLNTHNERNRKYGAKGYDEAKRIACEYQEIFEDDFYLEIMRHGILDQRFIDEQVIKMSLETGLKIIATNDTHYTMPNDAKAQEVAMCVAMGKTLNDKGRLKHSVHEFYIKSPEEMAKLFADIPEALENTQEIADKCVLEIDLKDDKKNPPTPPSFKFTKAYAKNEGLDFEDDASYFAHKAREGLKERLILVPKEKHDQYQERLEKEIEVITNMKFPGYMLIVWDFIRYAKEMGIPVGPGRGSAAGSLVAFALKITDIDPLKYDLLFERFLNPERISMPDIDTDFCQRRRKEIIEYMIEKYGKYNVAQVITFNKMLAKGVIRDVARVLDMPYKEADDFAKLIPNRLGITLKGYEKNGEFIEGAWELEPKIKELVESNELAKQVWEYSLNLENLNRNAGVHAAALVVDSQKELWHKTPLFASEKTGGIVTQYSMKYLEPVDLIKFDFLGLKTLTVIDDALKIIKTQHNIDVDFLSLDMDDPKVYKTIQSGDTVGIFQIESGMFQGLNKRLRPSSFEDIIAIIALGRPGPMESGMVDDFVNRKHGIEPIAYAFKELEPILKPTYGTIVYQEQVMQIVQTIGGFSLGEADLIRRAMGKKDAQIMADNKAKFVEGAKNLGHDGQKAANLWDLIVKFAGYGFNKSHSAAYAMITFQTAYLKTYYKHEFMAAMLTSESNKIESVARYIDEVRALEIEVMPPHINSSMQDFSVAEFKNQKGELEKKIVFGLGAVKGVGGEPIKNIIEERAKGDYKSLEDFISRVDFSKLTKKSLEPLVKSGSLDNLGYTRKTMLANLDLICDAGRAKDKANEMMQGGNSLFGAMEGGTKEQVILDMIDLGEHDAKTLLECEYETLGIHVSGNPLDEFKEEIKGFKNLVKSIDIEELEIGSQAYLLGKIMEVKKKIGKRSGKPYGTADILDRYGKFELMLFEKQLNALEELDISKPLVFKCKIEEQEEVARLRLFEILDLESAREVKIPKARYKDPDKQKEDVREIPPMEILASSSCSLAIVLENDVKKEFLRQIKESALKHQGKRPLYLIIKDKDKQFKIQSDLMVNEKIKDDFKELEWRDLA